From Micromonospora echinospora, one genomic window encodes:
- a CDS encoding phage tail protein has protein sequence MRGLTEVRMPYPIAGFLPALLQEDDLLVRWTEGLDEVLAPVVSTLDCLDAYLDPWLTPPDFLLWLGEWVGAHLDENWPLERQRAMVAAAVATHRLRGTVTGLRTLLELATGGEVEVVDSAGVSWSTSPQPPTTAVPPAGLHVRVRTPEPDGVSRHALAELIRAAVPAHVATTLEVLGP, from the coding sequence ATGCGCGGTCTGACCGAGGTGCGGATGCCGTACCCGATCGCCGGTTTCCTGCCCGCCCTGTTGCAGGAGGACGACCTGCTGGTGCGCTGGACCGAGGGCCTCGACGAGGTGCTCGCCCCGGTGGTGTCCACCCTGGACTGCCTGGACGCGTACCTCGACCCGTGGCTGACGCCGCCGGACTTCCTGCTCTGGCTCGGCGAGTGGGTCGGCGCGCACCTCGACGAGAACTGGCCGCTGGAGCGGCAGCGTGCGATGGTCGCCGCCGCCGTGGCCACCCACCGGCTGCGCGGCACCGTGACCGGGCTCCGCACGCTGCTGGAACTGGCCACCGGCGGCGAGGTGGAGGTGGTGGACTCGGCCGGGGTCTCCTGGTCGACCAGCCCGCAGCCGCCCACCACGGCGGTGCCGCCGGCCGGGCTGCACGTCCGCGTGCGGACGCCCGAGCCCGACGGGGTGTCCCGGCACGCCCTGGCGGAGCTGATCCGCGCCGCCGTGCCGGCCCATGTCGCGACGACCCTGGAGGTGCTCGGGCCGTGA
- a CDS encoding phage tail protein yields the protein MALSAGQLGGMLGDPSQTAQGLTSGGLAQLFRSGPGVRRTDKLGLAMRFQVTIGDVQIGLWRSCRGLRADFRPEVVRVTGDYVAQYHLPGEVSYPPVVLERAVHREHSAQLQQWLVGVLRSWQDGTGDDTRTTARITLLDADGEPVNSWLLYGVRPASWAGPDLSADTNQVAVERLELVHEGFFPDLQARAETAELSSTTLGTVAFSYNPAKMTITRSSRPSQVIGQGKGLVLASDDALRVMAGEVLLVGAGVAQDVQKLVAFSGQTTTRDEQGRGQSVLPELTFRWGKLSMTVNLSTLNVNLTRFDGAGQPIRAQATLDLVVTKGEIFPKQGGAPAPPRAVRTDPAQWRQRAAASGIDDPMRAQARGAAVGARR from the coding sequence ATGGCGCTCTCCGCAGGGCAGCTCGGCGGGATGCTGGGCGACCCGAGCCAGACCGCGCAGGGCCTGACCTCCGGCGGCCTGGCGCAGCTGTTCCGCAGTGGGCCAGGAGTCCGGCGGACCGACAAGCTCGGCCTGGCGATGCGGTTCCAGGTGACCATCGGCGACGTCCAGATCGGACTCTGGCGTTCCTGCCGGGGGCTGCGGGCCGACTTCCGGCCCGAGGTGGTCCGGGTGACCGGGGACTACGTCGCCCAGTACCACCTGCCGGGTGAGGTCAGCTACCCGCCGGTCGTGCTGGAACGGGCCGTGCACCGGGAACACTCCGCGCAGTTGCAGCAGTGGCTGGTCGGGGTGCTGCGCTCCTGGCAGGACGGCACCGGCGACGACACCCGGACCACCGCCCGGATCACCCTCCTCGACGCCGACGGCGAGCCGGTCAACAGCTGGCTGCTCTACGGCGTACGACCGGCCTCCTGGGCCGGCCCGGACCTCTCCGCCGACACCAACCAGGTGGCGGTGGAACGCCTGGAACTGGTGCACGAGGGCTTCTTCCCCGACCTCCAGGCGCGGGCGGAGACCGCCGAGCTGTCGTCGACGACGCTGGGCACGGTCGCGTTCTCCTACAACCCGGCGAAGATGACCATCACCCGATCCTCCCGGCCCAGCCAGGTGATCGGGCAGGGCAAGGGGCTGGTGCTCGCCTCCGACGACGCGCTGCGGGTGATGGCGGGGGAGGTGCTGCTGGTCGGGGCCGGCGTGGCCCAGGACGTGCAGAAACTGGTCGCGTTCTCCGGTCAGACCACGACCCGGGACGAGCAGGGCCGCGGCCAGTCCGTGCTGCCTGAGCTCACCTTCCGCTGGGGGAAGCTCTCCATGACGGTCAACCTGAGCACGCTGAACGTCAACCTCACCCGGTTCGACGGCGCGGGACAGCCGATCCGGGCCCAGGCCACCCTCGACCTGGTGGTGACCAAGGGGGAGATCTTCCCGAAACAGGGTGGCGCCCCGGCACCGCCCCGGGCGGTGCGCACCGATCCGGCGCAGTGGCGGCAGCGGGCCGCGGCCAGCGGCATCGACGACCCGATGCGGGCCCAGGCCCGGGGCGCGGCCGTCGGAGCCCGCCGGTGA
- a CDS encoding zinc ribbon domain-containing protein, which translates to MIVCRECGNHNGDADTFCGSCGSFLEWTGEKTTPKIDVEAVEEAEQEVRHRPTLLQRIAGVIAPPPGGTAVDTGVIRVSDGSARGPGARPGLGSAPGGPRLGPPGTGGPASPRPGPPGTGRPSPPGVAGPPGTARPLPPGVAGPPGTGRPSPPGVGRPPGDGASSPPGVGRPSPPGASRPSPPGVGPGPLPRTGPPGTGGPPGTRPGPRSGPPGTEAVPPRTAPPGTRPGPPGSPAAPGVRSGPPGTRPGAPGAAPAASVRRLPPPPPGVTNARLPTVAERPPGPRSPLGTVAPARSTTSPPGPVDPESTAPAEDSVSEGATAAPEKGHGAVAVVDPAEDADPVSSPPSRRREALAAPHSRALVATDAASTDPVDRTTSGRTSGRLRTGGRGDAEPEEVTPQPVRPRTVTTGRRASTRRLQPGDLVCGECGEGNPPTRRFCSRCGDSLRTAEVVRRRWWQRLLPRRGPKVTEAGVRPGTPGGGASGGAGGVLQSIYQRANAVAAVLLFALGIAYLIYPPLRERVNAVVVPPVRDARAWVDRKLNPRFVAVRPVEVTGSESVRDQGPDLTVDQYRNTHWQVRWDAERPPTVTLRFGEKVDLERLIVIAGTAENYTASHRPAKLHLVWSTNRSDTLTVQDTGEPQTLTLTAAEGVTSVQIQVTDVYRAEKGTDVAVSELEFFARE; encoded by the coding sequence GTGATCGTCTGTCGTGAGTGCGGCAACCACAACGGGGACGCCGACACGTTCTGCGGCTCCTGCGGGAGCTTCCTGGAGTGGACCGGCGAGAAGACCACGCCGAAGATCGACGTCGAGGCGGTCGAGGAGGCGGAGCAGGAGGTCCGGCACCGGCCGACCCTGTTGCAGCGCATCGCCGGGGTGATCGCGCCGCCCCCGGGCGGGACCGCCGTCGACACCGGGGTGATCCGGGTCTCGGACGGCTCGGCCCGGGGGCCGGGAGCCCGACCCGGGCTGGGGTCGGCTCCGGGCGGCCCGAGGCTCGGCCCGCCCGGCACCGGCGGTCCGGCCTCCCCGCGTCCCGGCCCGCCTGGCACCGGACGTCCGTCGCCGCCCGGCGTGGCAGGTCCGCCCGGCACCGCGCGTCCGCTGCCTCCGGGCGTGGCAGGTCCGCCCGGCACCGGGCGCCCGTCCCCGCCCGGTGTCGGACGTCCGCCCGGCGATGGAGCCTCGTCGCCGCCCGGCGTCGGCCGTCCGTCCCCGCCCGGTGCCAGCCGTCCGTCCCCGCCCGGTGTCGGCCCCGGGCCGCTGCCCCGTACCGGTCCGCCGGGAACGGGTGGTCCGCCCGGAACCCGGCCCGGTCCCCGGTCGGGCCCGCCCGGGACGGAGGCCGTGCCGCCCCGGACCGCGCCGCCCGGCACCCGCCCGGGTCCGCCGGGGTCACCCGCCGCGCCGGGGGTCCGGTCCGGACCGCCCGGGACACGTCCGGGCGCACCGGGGGCGGCTCCGGCGGCTTCGGTACGCCGGTTGCCGCCGCCACCGCCCGGCGTGACCAACGCCCGGCTGCCCACCGTGGCGGAACGCCCGCCCGGTCCCCGTTCCCCGCTCGGCACCGTGGCACCGGCCCGGTCCACGACATCCCCGCCCGGACCCGTCGACCCGGAGTCGACCGCCCCGGCCGAGGACAGCGTGTCCGAGGGCGCGACGGCCGCGCCGGAGAAGGGCCACGGCGCGGTCGCCGTCGTCGACCCGGCGGAGGACGCGGATCCGGTGTCGTCCCCGCCGTCCCGCCGCCGGGAGGCGCTGGCCGCGCCGCACAGCCGTGCGCTGGTCGCCACGGACGCCGCGTCCACCGACCCGGTGGACCGGACGACCAGCGGCCGGACGTCCGGCCGCCTCCGGACCGGTGGGCGGGGCGACGCCGAGCCGGAGGAGGTGACGCCGCAGCCGGTCCGACCCCGTACGGTCACCACCGGGCGGCGCGCGTCCACCCGCCGGCTGCAACCGGGCGACCTGGTCTGTGGCGAGTGCGGCGAGGGCAACCCGCCGACCCGTCGGTTCTGTAGCCGCTGCGGTGACTCGCTGCGGACCGCCGAGGTGGTCCGCCGTCGCTGGTGGCAACGGCTGCTGCCGCGACGCGGCCCGAAGGTCACCGAGGCGGGCGTGCGTCCGGGCACGCCGGGCGGGGGCGCCTCGGGTGGTGCCGGCGGTGTGCTCCAGAGCATCTACCAGCGGGCGAACGCGGTCGCCGCAGTGCTGCTCTTCGCCCTCGGCATCGCGTACCTGATCTATCCGCCGCTGCGGGAGCGGGTCAACGCGGTGGTGGTGCCGCCGGTGCGAGACGCCCGCGCCTGGGTCGACCGGAAGCTCAACCCCCGGTTCGTGGCGGTCCGGCCGGTGGAGGTGACCGGCAGCGAGTCGGTTCGCGACCAGGGCCCGGATCTCACCGTCGACCAGTACCGCAACACGCACTGGCAGGTGCGCTGGGACGCCGAACGGCCGCCCACGGTGACCCTGCGCTTCGGCGAGAAGGTCGACCTGGAACGGCTCATCGTCATCGCCGGCACGGCGGAGAACTACACCGCCTCGCACCGGCCGGCGAAGCTGCACCTGGTCTGGTCCACCAACCGTTCCGACACGTTGACGGTGCAGGACACCGGCGAACCGCAGACCCTCACGCTGACCGCCGCCGAGGGTGTGACCAGCGTGCAGATCCAGGTCACCGACGTCTACCGGGCCGAGAAGGGCACCGACGTGGCCGTCAGCGAACTGGAGTTCTTCGCCCGGGAGTGA
- a CDS encoding GPW/gp25 family protein, giving the protein MQTDVIGTGCAFPLRVQPHGGLATVSGTALLEQAMCVILATYPGERPMRPEFGSRLRDFVFEPTTTQTRRAVEAEVRTALERWEPRAEIAEVAVTDDPSGGGGLLHIEVRYRVRGTDEPRSLHLDLRTLPGDDVPGGAEVSG; this is encoded by the coding sequence ATGCAGACCGACGTCATCGGCACCGGGTGTGCCTTCCCCCTGCGCGTCCAACCCCACGGCGGGCTCGCCACGGTCAGCGGGACCGCCCTGCTGGAGCAGGCGATGTGCGTGATCCTGGCGACCTACCCGGGGGAACGCCCGATGCGGCCGGAGTTCGGCTCCCGGCTGCGCGACTTCGTCTTCGAGCCGACCACCACGCAGACCCGGCGGGCGGTCGAGGCGGAGGTCCGTACCGCGCTCGAACGCTGGGAGCCCCGGGCCGAGATAGCCGAGGTCGCGGTGACCGACGACCCGTCCGGCGGCGGCGGGCTGCTGCACATCGAGGTCCGCTACCGGGTACGCGGCACCGACGAACCGCGCAGCCTCCACCTGGACCTGCGGACCCTGCCCGGTGACGACGTCCCCGGCGGCGCGGAGGTGTCCGGCTGA
- a CDS encoding putative baseplate assembly protein → MALPAPALDDRGYDDLVSDARQLIADRCPEWTDLHPADPGVTLIETFASLTDQLIYRLNRVPDRLYVKFLELIGVRLVPPTPARTTLTFWLSTPARATQVVPAGTQAVTAADGDEPLVFTTLDDLTVPPCALTHLRVRTADGISDQTAALELGGPVVAFSAVPQPGDELLVGLDRAVGGCAVRLEFEGRVDGVGVNPLHPPLRWEARGADGWHGCEVSLDETGALNRPGAILLHVPEGHQATLVDGTLAGWLRARVVPPEEGQPGYRASPVILGLAANTVGGTTEAVHADLVDDEEIGDSEGVPGQRFPLSRRPVLVGLGDPVLEVSSEDGWQSWTPVDHFAASGPDDPHFLLDGVTGEVVLGPAVRQSDGTLRRHGAVPPRGARLRLRRYAVGGGSRGNVGAGAVRALRTSVPYVAGVENRHPAGGGVDGETLDEARRRGPLTLRSRDRAVTAEDHEVLAREAAPELARVRCVPSAGDGPPVARILVVPAAPAERGRLRLEDLIPAEASLARVAARLDETRLIGTRVVVEPPRYRGVTVVARVVARPRVRVDRIREEGLAALYGFLSPLTGGGPDGRGWPFGRPVQAGELFAVLQRVRGVELVEDLRLFGANPVTGERGAEAGRIDLEPDSLVFSFEHQLRVEEH, encoded by the coding sequence ATGGCGCTGCCCGCCCCCGCGCTCGACGACCGCGGCTACGACGACCTGGTCTCCGACGCCCGGCAGTTGATCGCCGACCGCTGTCCGGAGTGGACGGACCTGCACCCGGCCGACCCCGGGGTGACCCTGATCGAGACGTTCGCGTCCCTGACCGACCAGCTCATCTACCGGCTCAACCGGGTGCCCGACCGGCTCTACGTGAAGTTCCTGGAACTGATCGGGGTACGCCTGGTGCCGCCCACCCCGGCCCGGACCACGCTGACGTTCTGGCTCTCCACGCCGGCCCGCGCCACCCAGGTCGTCCCGGCCGGCACCCAGGCGGTCACCGCCGCCGACGGCGACGAGCCGCTGGTCTTCACCACGCTGGACGACCTGACCGTGCCACCCTGCGCCCTGACCCACCTGCGGGTGCGCACCGCCGACGGGATCAGCGACCAGACCGCCGCGCTGGAGCTGGGCGGCCCGGTGGTCGCGTTCTCCGCCGTCCCGCAGCCCGGAGACGAACTGCTGGTCGGCCTGGACCGGGCGGTCGGCGGCTGCGCGGTGCGGCTGGAGTTCGAGGGCCGGGTCGACGGGGTCGGGGTGAACCCGCTGCACCCGCCACTGCGCTGGGAGGCGCGCGGCGCGGACGGCTGGCACGGGTGCGAGGTCAGCCTCGACGAGACCGGCGCGCTCAACCGGCCGGGGGCGATCCTGCTGCACGTGCCCGAGGGGCACCAGGCCACCCTGGTCGACGGCACGCTCGCCGGTTGGCTGCGGGCCCGGGTCGTGCCGCCGGAGGAGGGGCAGCCCGGCTACCGTGCCTCGCCGGTGATCCTCGGGCTGGCCGCCAACACGGTGGGCGGCACCACCGAGGCGGTCCACGCGGACCTGGTCGACGACGAGGAGATCGGCGACTCGGAGGGGGTGCCCGGCCAGCGGTTCCCGCTGTCCCGCCGGCCGGTGCTGGTCGGCCTCGGCGATCCGGTGCTGGAGGTCAGCTCCGAGGACGGCTGGCAGTCCTGGACCCCGGTCGACCACTTCGCCGCCAGTGGACCGGACGACCCGCACTTCCTGCTCGATGGGGTGACCGGCGAGGTGGTGCTCGGCCCGGCCGTCCGCCAGAGCGACGGCACGCTGCGCCGGCACGGCGCCGTACCGCCCCGGGGCGCCCGGCTGCGGCTGCGCCGCTACGCCGTCGGCGGTGGCAGCCGGGGCAACGTCGGCGCGGGCGCGGTCCGCGCGCTGCGCACCAGCGTCCCGTACGTCGCCGGGGTGGAGAACCGCCACCCGGCCGGCGGCGGGGTGGACGGGGAGACCCTGGACGAGGCGCGTCGCCGGGGCCCGTTGACGCTGCGCAGCCGGGACCGGGCGGTGACCGCCGAGGACCACGAGGTGCTGGCCCGCGAGGCCGCTCCGGAACTGGCCCGGGTGCGCTGTGTGCCCAGCGCCGGCGACGGGCCACCGGTGGCCCGGATCCTGGTGGTGCCGGCGGCCCCCGCCGAGCGGGGCCGGCTGCGGTTGGAGGACCTGATCCCGGCCGAGGCGAGCCTCGCCCGGGTGGCCGCGCGACTGGACGAGACCCGGCTGATCGGCACCCGGGTGGTCGTCGAGCCGCCCCGGTACCGGGGGGTGACCGTGGTGGCCCGGGTGGTGGCCCGGCCCCGGGTCCGGGTCGACCGGATCCGCGAGGAGGGGCTCGCCGCCCTGTACGGCTTCCTCAGCCCGCTGACCGGCGGCGGCCCGGACGGGCGGGGGTGGCCCTTCGGCCGTCCGGTGCAGGCCGGTGAGCTCTTCGCGGTGCTGCAACGGGTGCGGGGCGTGGAGCTGGTGGAGGACCTGCGGCTGTTCGGCGCCAACCCGGTGACCGGGGAGCGGGGCGCGGAGGCGGGCCGCATCGACCTGGAGCCGGACAGCCTCGTCTTCTCCTTCGAGCACCAACTGCGGGTGGAGGAGCACTGA
- a CDS encoding phage baseplate assembly protein V has protein sequence MSGAAGIDRHQLIWGTATLRPRVTTGTADRDLPAAVAEQLVRVVVDTQLALPDMFELTFVDLDGDLLTRAGLQLGTVVRVFGPTQDGSAEQRLISGEVTALEGRFVDLAAYVVVRGYTHDHRLHRVRRTRTFLNQSDSDIARQVATAAKLTVGTIDATGSTLAHLSQVDQTDWEFLAGRAREIGYEVGADGDRFHFRRAATARGAGSPLPLTFRGNLRRFLPRVTAGNLAPEVEVRTWDSVAATVVAGRTGTTAPGVSLGGGRTPTAAADPFVPRAAPTPPRAGNSAVGDVGPAPGPRGHVLVGRGLPVPNGSDGAVRQVAASLAATVGGSFAEAEGEALGDARLVAGRAVRVDGVPAPFAGTWTLSAARHVFDDTEEGYRTEFTVGGTQDRSLLGLATDRSDGPSRIDGVVCGVVSNVKDPQNLGRVTLALPWLTPDHETDWAPVGQLFAGPAGGAFFVPEPGDQVLVAFEFGDVRRPYVLGSLPSRHTGYGLDGAQTSSTKPGASGVKSVGQTSSVIRRGLLSPSGNRLVFHDEVPPGGKGQPTAANVVLGSKGDKLSLAMDAVAGEVTLRCAPDKPGKLVIECTGQTAVEIKAGPGGSMTLDGGTSLKLKAKTVDIDGTQITISGTAATAIKGKPIQLN, from the coding sequence GTGAGCGGGGCGGCCGGCATCGACCGGCACCAGCTCATCTGGGGTACGGCCACCCTGCGCCCCCGGGTCACCACCGGCACCGCCGACCGGGACCTGCCGGCGGCGGTCGCCGAGCAGCTCGTCCGGGTGGTGGTGGACACCCAGTTGGCGTTGCCGGACATGTTCGAGCTGACCTTCGTCGACCTGGACGGCGACCTGCTCACCCGGGCCGGTCTCCAACTCGGCACGGTGGTGCGGGTGTTCGGTCCGACCCAGGACGGCTCCGCCGAGCAGCGGCTGATCAGCGGCGAGGTGACCGCCCTGGAGGGCCGGTTCGTCGACCTCGCCGCGTACGTGGTGGTGCGCGGCTACACCCACGACCACCGGCTGCACCGGGTCCGGCGGACCCGGACCTTCCTCAACCAGTCCGACTCGGACATCGCCCGTCAGGTGGCCACCGCCGCCAAGCTGACCGTCGGCACCATCGACGCCACCGGCAGCACGCTGGCCCACCTCTCCCAGGTCGACCAGACCGACTGGGAGTTCCTCGCCGGCCGGGCCCGGGAGATCGGCTACGAGGTCGGCGCCGACGGCGACCGGTTCCACTTCCGCCGGGCCGCCACCGCGCGTGGGGCCGGCAGCCCGCTGCCGTTGACCTTCCGGGGCAACCTGCGCCGGTTCCTGCCCCGGGTCACCGCCGGCAACCTCGCCCCGGAGGTCGAGGTGCGCACCTGGGACTCGGTCGCCGCGACCGTGGTGGCCGGACGGACCGGGACCACCGCCCCCGGGGTGAGCCTGGGCGGCGGCCGGACCCCGACGGCCGCCGCCGACCCCTTCGTGCCCCGGGCCGCCCCGACGCCCCCACGCGCCGGCAACAGCGCCGTCGGCGACGTCGGTCCGGCCCCCGGCCCCCGGGGGCATGTCCTGGTCGGGCGGGGCCTGCCGGTCCCCAACGGCTCCGACGGCGCGGTACGGCAGGTGGCGGCGAGTCTCGCGGCCACCGTCGGGGGCTCGTTCGCCGAGGCCGAGGGGGAGGCGCTGGGCGACGCCCGGCTGGTCGCCGGCCGGGCGGTCCGGGTGGACGGGGTGCCCGCCCCGTTCGCCGGCACGTGGACCCTCAGCGCCGCCCGGCACGTCTTCGACGACACCGAGGAGGGGTACCGCACCGAGTTCACCGTCGGGGGCACCCAGGACCGCTCGCTGCTCGGACTGGCGACCGACCGGTCGGACGGCCCGTCCCGGATCGACGGGGTGGTCTGCGGGGTGGTCAGCAACGTCAAGGACCCGCAGAACCTGGGCCGGGTGACACTCGCCCTGCCCTGGCTGACGCCGGACCACGAGACCGACTGGGCCCCGGTGGGGCAGCTCTTCGCCGGTCCGGCCGGCGGGGCGTTCTTCGTGCCCGAACCGGGTGACCAGGTCCTGGTGGCGTTCGAGTTCGGCGACGTCCGCCGCCCGTACGTGCTGGGCAGCCTGCCCAGCCGCCACACCGGGTACGGCCTGGACGGCGCGCAGACCTCCTCGACGAAACCCGGCGCGAGTGGCGTCAAGTCGGTCGGCCAGACCAGCTCGGTGATCCGGCGGGGCCTGCTCTCGCCGTCCGGCAACCGGCTGGTGTTCCACGACGAGGTGCCGCCCGGCGGCAAGGGCCAACCCACCGCGGCCAACGTGGTGCTGGGCAGCAAGGGCGACAAGCTCTCCCTCGCCATGGACGCGGTGGCCGGCGAGGTCACCCTGCGCTGCGCCCCCGACAAACCCGGGAAGCTGGTCATCGAGTGCACCGGCCAGACCGCCGTGGAGATCAAGGCGGGCCCCGGCGGAAGCATGACCCTCGACGGCGGCACCAGCCTGAAGCTCAAGGCCAAGACGGTCGACATCGACGGTACGCAGATCACCATCAGCGGCACCGCGGCGACCGCCATCAAGGGCAAACCCATCCAGCTCAACTGA
- a CDS encoding phage tail protein, whose protein sequence is MAGGLSTGARFLGGFFEVTGVNHRYLVVIDDERYNLGSWSRVSGLGVTWQVCEYRAGDSNDLFTYVGTPNYSRIRLSRAVCFDSQVVQEWLCQQAKRYRPLSGSIQLVDSLGLKIVGWELKHFFPVGWSVSELDPSRSGVAVETLELAHTGFLDDDVAFSL, encoded by the coding sequence ATGGCGGGTGGTCTCTCCACCGGAGCCCGGTTCCTGGGCGGCTTCTTCGAGGTCACCGGGGTCAACCACCGCTACCTGGTGGTCATCGACGACGAGCGCTACAACCTCGGCTCCTGGTCCCGGGTCTCCGGGCTCGGGGTGACCTGGCAGGTCTGCGAGTACCGCGCGGGGGACAGCAACGACCTCTTCACCTACGTGGGGACCCCGAACTACAGCCGGATCCGGCTCAGCCGGGCGGTCTGCTTCGACTCCCAGGTGGTGCAGGAGTGGCTCTGCCAGCAGGCCAAGCGGTACCGGCCGCTCAGCGGCAGCATCCAGCTCGTCGACAGTCTCGGCCTCAAGATCGTCGGCTGGGAGCTGAAGCACTTCTTCCCGGTCGGCTGGTCGGTGTCCGAGCTGGACCCGAGCCGGTCCGGGGTGGCCGTGGAGACCCTCGAACTGGCCCACACCGGGTTCCTCGACGACGACGTCGCCTTCTCCCTCTGA